The DNA window CTCGTCCGCCTGCCGGACGACTTCCTTCGCGCCCAGTGCGCCAAGCAGGGCATCACCCTTCCCCCGCTGGGCAGCTACGGCGTCGGCCAGGTCTTCTTCCCGCAGGACCGCGGGGCGCTGGAAGAGGCGAAGCGCGCTTTTGAGAAGGTCATCCACGACTACGGCATGGTGGTGCTCGGCTGGCGCGACGTCCCGACCAACCCCAAGTTCGTCGGACCCAGCCCGCTCAAGGTCATGCCCAAGATCATGCAGGTCTTTGTCGGCATGGGCGAGACCTTCTACAACCGCGGCGATTTCGAACGCCGGCTGTATCTCGTCCGCCAGCGGGCCGAGAACGTGATCGAGTTCAACCAGGACATGCACCCCGCGGCCCGCGAGGATTTCTACATCTGTTCGCTGTCGACGACCCGCATCGTCTACAAGGGCATGCTGACGGCCGACCAGGTCGGTCCGTTCTACCTCGACCTCCAGGACCCAGCCTTCGTCAGCGCTCTGGCGATGGTCCACAGCCGGTTCAGCACCAACACCTTCCCGGCCTGGCGGCTGGCGCACCCGTACCGGATGGTCGCGCACAACGGCGAAATCAACACCCTGCGCGGCAACCGCAACTGGATGCGGGCCCGCACCGGCTCGCTCAAGAGCGAGGTCTTCGGCGACGAACTGCCGAAGATGTTCCCCATCTGCACCGAGACCGGCTCCGACTCGGCTACCCTCGACAACGCGCTGCAGTTCCTGTGTGCCAACGGCCGCAGCCTGCCGCACGCCATCCTGATGATGGTCCCCGAGGCCTGGCAGAAGAACGAACTGATGGACGCCGACCGCAAGGCGTTCTTCGAATACCACGCCTGCCTGATGGAACCGTGGGACGGCCCGGCGTCGATCTCGTTCACCAACGGTTCGCTCATCGGTGCCGTGCTCGACCGAAACGGCCTGCGCCCCAGCCGCTACTACGTCACCAAGGACGACCTGGTGATCATGGCTTCGGAAGTCGGCGTGCTGCCGATCGAGCCGACCCGCGTGCTGAAGAAGTGGCGTCTGCAGCCGGGCAAGATCTTCCTGATCGACATGGCCGAGGGCCGGATCATCGACGACTCGGAAATCAAGCAGGAGCTGATCGACAAGCGTCCGTGGAAGCGCTGGATCGAAGAGAACATGATCGATCTGGACACGCTTCCAGATCCGAAGAACGTCCACCAGCCCGACCACGACACGCTGCTCAAGCGGCAGCACGTGTTCGGCTACACCGTCGAAGAAATCAAGCTGCTCCTGACCCCAATGGCCGTCAACGGCCTGGAGGCGATCGGCAGCATGGGCACCGATACGCCGCTGGCCTGTCTCTCGGACAAGCCGCAGCTTCTGTACAACTACTTCAAGCAGCTCTTCGCGCAGGTGACCAACCCGCCGCTGGACGCCAACTTCGAAGAACTGGTCACGTCGCTGATCACGTACCTGGGTCGCGAAGGCAACCTGCTGGACGAAGACCCGACGGCGTGTCACCTGATCAAGCTGAAGCAGCCGATCCTGTCGAACCACGACCTGGAAAAGCTGCGTGAAGTGGCGACCGGCGAACTGCGGGCCGTCACGCTGCCGGCGCTGTTCAACGTCGCCGAAGGCGAAGCCGGCCTGGGCAAGGCTGTCGAGAAGCTCTGCCAGGACGCCGCCAAGGCCGTCCGTGATGGCGCGTCGCTCCTCATCCTGTCCGACCGCGGCACCCACGAGAACAAGTGCCCGATCCCCAGCCTGGTGGCGACCGCCGCCGTGCATCACCACCTGATCCGCGAAGGCACCCGCACGCAGTGCGGGCTGGTCATCGAGACCGGCGAAGCCCGCGAGGTTCACCACTTCTGCCTGCTGATCGGTTTCGGCGCCGGCGCGGTTAACCCGTACCTGGCGTTCGAGACGCTGGCCGACATGGACCTGGAAGGCCTGCTCAAGAGCCCCAAGGGAGAAAAGATCCCGCTGGACGTCGCCAAGAAGAACTACATCAAGGCGGCCAACAAGGGGATCATCAAGGTCGCGTCGAAGATGGGCATCTCAACGGTGCAGAGCTACCGGGGCGCGCAGATGTTCGAGGCCGTCGGCATCAGCAAGGAGCTGATCAAGCAGCACTTCACCGGCACCGCAAGCCGGATCGACGGCATCAACCTGGAAACGATCGCCCGCGAGTCGCTCATGCGGCACCGCCGGGCGTTCCCGCCGATCAAGGTCGACGGCGAAGTGCTCGAGAACGGCGGCCAGTACCAGTGGCGTCGCGACGGCGAGTACCACATGTGGAACCCCGATACGGTCGCCAAGCTTCAGCAGGCGGTCCGCATCACCGGGTATCCGACGTTCAAGGAATACAGCAAGCTCGTCGACGACGAGAGCAAGCACCGCTGCACGATTCGCGGCCTGCTCAACATCAAGCCCGGCGCCAAGGCCGTGCCGATCGACGAAGTCGAGCCGGCCAAGGAAATAGTCAAGCGGTTCGTCACCGGCGCAATGAGCCTTGGCAGCATCTCCAACGAGGCGCACGAGAACATCGCGATCGCGATGAACCGCCTCGGCGGCAAGAGCAATACGGGCGAAGGCGGCGAGGACCCCAGGCGCTTCAAGCCTGACGTCGGCGCAGACGGCAAGCCGGTCATCATCGACGGCAAGCCTTTGATCCGCCGCAGTGCCATCAAGCAGGTTGCCAGTGGGCGATTCGGCGTCACGACCGAATACCTCGTCAACGCCGACGAACTGCAGATCAAGATGGCGCAGGGTGCCAAGCCCGGCGAAGGCGGACAGTTGCCAGGGCACAAGGTCGATGACTACATCGGCAAGATCCGCCACAGCACGCCCGGCGTCGGCCTGATCTCCCCGCCGCCGCACCACGACATCTATTCGATCGAAGACCTGGCGCAGCTCATCCACGACCTGAAGAACGTCAACCCGCAGTCGCGCGTGAGCGTGAAGCTGGTGAGCGAGGTCGGCGTCGGCACGGTCGCCGCGGGCGTCGCCAAGGCCAAGGCCGATCACATCCTGATCTCCGGCGACGGCGGCGGCACGGGCGCTTCCCCGTTGACCAGTGTCAAGTACGCCGGCCTGCCCTGGGAACTGGGGCTCGCCGAGGCACAGCAGACCCTGGTGATGAACGGCCTGCGCGGCCGCATCGTTCTGCAGGCCGACGGCCAGATGAAGACCGGCCGCGACGTCGTCGTCGCCGCGCTGCTGGGTGCCGAAGAGTTCGGCTTCAGCACCGCACCGCTGATTGCCAGCGGCTGCATCATGATGCGGGTGTGTCACCTGAACACCTGCCCGGTCGGCATCGCCACGCAGGACCCCGAACTGCGCAAGCGGTTCACCGGCACGCCGGAACATGTGATCAACTTCATGTTCTTCATCGCCGAGGAAGTGCGGGAATACATGGCCCAGATGGGCTTCCGCACGGTCAAGGAGATGATCGGTCAGACGCAGATGCTGGAGTTCCAGAATCTCGCCGACCACTGGAAGGCAAGGCACCTGGATCTGTCGCCGGTGCTGGCCAAGCCCCGTGCCAACCTCGGATCGTACGACCTGTACAACGTCGCGACGCAGGACCACGGGCTGGACAAGTCGCTGGACCAGACGTCGCTGATCCCGGCGGCCCAGCCGGCGCTGGAGAGCAAGGCGAAGGTCACCGGTACGTACGACATCGTCAACATCAACCGCACCGTCGGCACGACGCTGTCGGGCATGATCGCCAAGAAGTACGGCCAGGGCGGTCTGCCGGAAGACACGATCGTCTTCAACTTCAAGGGATCGGCCGGCCAGAGCTTCGGGTGCTTCGGCATCAAGGGCCTGACGCTGCTCCTGGAAGGCGACGCCAACGACTACGTCGGCAAGGGCCTCAACGGCGCGAAGATTGCCGTCCGCCCGGCCGCCTCGGCGCTGGCCGAGGGGTTCAAGGCCGAGCACAACATTATCGCCGGCAATACCTGCCTGTACGGTGCGATCGACGGCGAGGCCTATCTCCGCGGCGTCGCGGGCGAACGGTTTGCCGTGCGTAACTCCGGTGCCCATGCGGTCGTCGAAGGCGTGGGCGACCACGGCTGCGAATACATGACCGGCGGCAAGGTGATCGTCATCGGCCAGACCGGCCGTAACTTCGCGGCGGGCATGTCCGGCGGCGTCGCGTATGTCTACGACGGTCCGATGAACGACTATGCCGGCGGGCAATTCCCCGAGCGCTGCAACAAGGAAATGGTCAGCCTCGAACTGCTGGAACAGGCCGACGACCTGTCGTACGTGAAGCAGATGCTCGAAAACCATGTGAAGTACACCGACTCGCCGGTCGCCAGGGGCATCCTGGCCAACTGGGCCAGCGAGCAGAAGTACTTCATCCGCGTGATGCCCAATGACTACCGCCGGGTCATGGAGAGCAAGGCAAAGGCAGCCGCGCAAGGATTGGCGGCGGCGGGGCGGTAGGGAAGCTGTTTAGAGTGGTTCACCACCAGCCCGCCGGGCTGGTTTCCGATGTGGGTTCCAAACCGAACCCCGTGAGAAGGATAGTTTCGATGGGTAAGCCGACCGGATTCAAGGAATACACCCGCGAATTGCCCGTGCGCCGCCCCGTGGAGCTGCGCATCCTCGACTGGCAGGAGGTCTACAACCCCATGCCGGACGACAAGCTCAAACAGCAGGGCGCACGCTGCATGGACTGCGGCATCCCCTTCTGCAACAACGGCTGTCCGCTGGGCAACATCATCCCCGAGTGGAACGACCTGGTGTACAAGGGCCGCTGGAAAGACGCCCTGGCGATGCTCCACAAGACCAACAACTTCCCGGAGTTCACGGGCCGCATCTGCCCCGCTCCGTGCGAAGAGGCCTGCGTGCTGTCGGTCAACGACAAGCCGGTCACGATCAAGCTGATCGAACAGAACATCATCGACCATGCCTGGGCGAACGGCTACATCACGCCCGAGCCGCCGAAGACCCGCACCGGCAAGAAGGTCGCCGTCATTGGTTCCGGCCCGGCCGGCCTCGCCGCCGCGGCCCAGCTCAACAAGGCCGGCCACCTGGTCACGGTGTTCGAGCGAGCCGACCGCATCGGCGGACTGCTGACCTACGGCATCCCCGAGTTCAAGATGGAAAAGGCCGTCGTCGACCGTCGCGTTAAGCTGATGGAAGCCGAAGGCATTACCTTCAAGACCAGCGCCAACGTCGGCGAGAACGTGAAGGTCGAGGACATCCGCCGCGACTTCGACGCGATCGTGCTCTGCAATGGTGCGACCGCCCCCCGCGACCTCAAGGCGCCCGGGCGCGAGCTCAACGGGGTCCATTTCGCGATGGACTACCTGCCGCAGGCCAACAAGCGCGTCCTGGGCGACGACGTCCCCGACCAGATCGATGCCAAGGGCAAGCATGTCATCATCCTGGGCGGCGGCGACACCGGGGCCGACTGCCTCGGCACGGCCCTTCGCCAGGGTGCCAAGAGCATCAAGCAGTTCGAGCTGCTCCCCCGCCCGCCCGAAGCCCGCAGCGACGACGCCGTCAAGAACGGCACCCTGCAGGCATGGCCGTACTGGCCGATGACCTACCGCGTCAGCAGCGCCCACGAAGAGGCGATCGGCCTGGCCGGCATGGACGTCCGTGACTATGCGATCAACACGGAGCGCTTCAGCGGCGACGCCGACGGCAACGTCAAGAAGCTGCATGCCGTCCGCCTGGAATGGAAGAAGGACGAGCAGGGCCGCTGGCAGATGAACAAGCTGCCGAACTCGGAGTTCGAGCTCGACTGCGACCTGTGCTTCCTGGCGATGGGCTTCGTCGGCCCGGAAAAGCCGGGCCCCATCCAGCAGCTCGGCCTGACGCTCGACCCGCGCGGCAATGTGGTCGTCGATCATAACTACATGACCAACGTCCCGGGCGTCTTCAGCGCCGGCGACATCCGCCGCGGCCAGAGCCTGGTCGTCTGGGCGATCAGCGAAGGCCGCTGCGCCGCGCACGGCGTGGACAAGTTCCTGATGGGCAAGAGCGACCTGCCGTACTTGAAGCTGTTTTGATTTGTATGTTTCGTAGGGTGGGCTTCAGCCCACCAAGGCTCGCGGGAACACCGGTTGTGTGACCTGACGCGAACGACCAGATACTCAAGGCCGCCGAGGGAAGACGATTTCCTCGGCGGTCTTGCTTTTCGGTCTTGGCACATGGATGGTATTCGCAGGCGATGCGGTGGGCTGGAGCCCACCCTACAAATGCTCCGCGAGTTCCACATGATGATGCGATCTTTTGTCGGCGTGTGCGCCTTGCTCCTTTCGCCCGTCGTCGGCCTTGCCGCCGAACCGGTTGGCAATCCGGCCGTCGTCGAGAAGATGCCCGGCCTTGTCGCGTTCTGGACCTTTGGCGAGAAGGCCGGCGAGCCGCGGGCGTCTCGGGGGACTCCCAACAAGCATGAACTCATCGAGGTCGGCGGACCGATCGCCCGCGCTGATGGCGGTCCGTATTCCGGTTACTCCGCCGAGTTCAACGGCAAGCAGTACCTCAAGATTCCCTACGCCCAGACCAGGGACCTCAACATTGCCGGCCCCAAGGCGGCCGTCAGTATGTTCGCGGTGGTGCGGATCATCGATCTGAAACAGAGCCGGACGATCGCCGGCATGTGGTCCGAAGGTAAAGGCCGCGACGACGACTCGGGAACGCGCCAGTACGCGATGCTCATGAACATGCCCACCTACGGCGGGAACCGGCAACTGGTGCCGCACATCTCCGCCGAAGGTGGTGTCACCCGACGTGCCGACGGCAGCGCCTTTCCCTGGTGTGCCGACTACGCCGCCACGCGCAAGGAAGTCCCCGAAGAGCAGTGGTGCACGCTCGCGTTCACTTACGACGGCGCGTACATCCGGGCGTACATCAACGGCGTGCTTGACGCCCGGCCGCTCGATCCGGTCAAGGACAAGCGGAACGACCGCTATTTCACCAGCGAAGGACCCAACGGCAAAGACCGCGGCATGAACCCCTACTTTCACGGCCGGGGCATCTTTCAATTCGACCCCGAGAAGCACAAGACGACCAAGCCGGACGGCGGGTCCGACTTCACCGTCGCCGCCCGGTTCGCCGTCGGATCGATGCTGAAGGAAGCGACCAGGGGCAAGTTCGGCGGTCTGGCGGTCTTCAATCGAGCGCTGAGCGACGAAGAGGTTCTGAAACTGCACGAGTCGGCGAATGTCGCGGCATTAAAGTAGCCTCGCAGCTTGCGACGAGACGGCCGATCGCGAAAGAATCATCGCTCTGGACATCCGGCGTTTACACCGTACAATATACTAACAAGTATGCGACGTCAACCGGCCGTCAGAGGAGCCGGCGGATGTCGCAGGGTGACGACTCGGAAGATCGGTAACGATCGGGCCGAGTGGTTTTGTTTGGGGAAGGGAGGATGCGGTGAAACGGAGGGAGACGTTGGTCGAAAGCGTTGGGTGATCAATCACTTGGGTTCGTTCGGCAGATCACGGTGCCGTTCGCCGTACATCGCTCGGCGCGTCCGCCACGGCGGACCCTACTTGCGGTGTCGGGCGGACTATTGTGGGCGATCCGTGATCGATCACTTGGGTTCGTTCGGCAGATCACGGTGCCGTTCGCCGTACATCGCTCGGCGCGTCCGCCACGGCGGACCCTACTTGCGGTGTCGGGCGGACCATTGTGGGCGATCCGTGATCGATCACTTGGGTTCGTTCGGCAGATCGCGGTGCCGTTCGGCGCGCATCGCTTGGCGCGTCCGCCAAGGCGGACCCTACTTGCGGTCTCGGACGGACCATTTGAGGCGATCCGTGATCGATCACTTGGGTTCGTTCGGCAGGCGGGGCATCTTCGGGATGGAAGGTGCGCGAGCTGGCACAACAAGAAGACGGGCAGGACGAATCCTGCCCGTCTGGTCGGGATGAGCCTGTTTGGGGGTCGCCGGATCGGGTTACTGCGGCGGCTCGATGCGGACGGTGTCTTCGCGACCTTCGCGACGGACGACCAGGACAACCGGTTCCTTGGGCTTGTCCTTGCGGATCTTGCCGTACGCCGTCTCGAACTGCTTGATGTCAGTCACCGGCTCGCCGTTGAGCGAGACGATGACGTCGCTGCGGGGCGAGCTGTTGCCCTGCAGGCCGCCGCTCTGGGCGTTGCTCTGGGGCTTGATCAGCGACACGACGACGCCTTTGCTGTCGGCCGGCAGGCGGCGGGAGTAGGTGTCGAGGAAGACCATCTCGCGGACGCCGAAACCAAGGTCCTCGGCGTAGAACCGCGCGGCGAGGTTCATCGGCTTGGGCTGGGCTTCCATGGTGACTTTGATCTCGGTCGGGGGTTCGTTCCGCTTGCGGACGACCGACAGCGTGACGACT is part of the Humisphaera borealis genome and encodes:
- the gltB gene encoding glutamate synthase large subunit, translated to MKGLPPAQGLYDPQFEHDACGVGFICHMKGQASHQIVVDALQMLANMNHRGGCGCEEDSGDGAGILVRLPDDFLRAQCAKQGITLPPLGSYGVGQVFFPQDRGALEEAKRAFEKVIHDYGMVVLGWRDVPTNPKFVGPSPLKVMPKIMQVFVGMGETFYNRGDFERRLYLVRQRAENVIEFNQDMHPAAREDFYICSLSTTRIVYKGMLTADQVGPFYLDLQDPAFVSALAMVHSRFSTNTFPAWRLAHPYRMVAHNGEINTLRGNRNWMRARTGSLKSEVFGDELPKMFPICTETGSDSATLDNALQFLCANGRSLPHAILMMVPEAWQKNELMDADRKAFFEYHACLMEPWDGPASISFTNGSLIGAVLDRNGLRPSRYYVTKDDLVIMASEVGVLPIEPTRVLKKWRLQPGKIFLIDMAEGRIIDDSEIKQELIDKRPWKRWIEENMIDLDTLPDPKNVHQPDHDTLLKRQHVFGYTVEEIKLLLTPMAVNGLEAIGSMGTDTPLACLSDKPQLLYNYFKQLFAQVTNPPLDANFEELVTSLITYLGREGNLLDEDPTACHLIKLKQPILSNHDLEKLREVATGELRAVTLPALFNVAEGEAGLGKAVEKLCQDAAKAVRDGASLLILSDRGTHENKCPIPSLVATAAVHHHLIREGTRTQCGLVIETGEAREVHHFCLLIGFGAGAVNPYLAFETLADMDLEGLLKSPKGEKIPLDVAKKNYIKAANKGIIKVASKMGISTVQSYRGAQMFEAVGISKELIKQHFTGTASRIDGINLETIARESLMRHRRAFPPIKVDGEVLENGGQYQWRRDGEYHMWNPDTVAKLQQAVRITGYPTFKEYSKLVDDESKHRCTIRGLLNIKPGAKAVPIDEVEPAKEIVKRFVTGAMSLGSISNEAHENIAIAMNRLGGKSNTGEGGEDPRRFKPDVGADGKPVIIDGKPLIRRSAIKQVASGRFGVTTEYLVNADELQIKMAQGAKPGEGGQLPGHKVDDYIGKIRHSTPGVGLISPPPHHDIYSIEDLAQLIHDLKNVNPQSRVSVKLVSEVGVGTVAAGVAKAKADHILISGDGGGTGASPLTSVKYAGLPWELGLAEAQQTLVMNGLRGRIVLQADGQMKTGRDVVVAALLGAEEFGFSTAPLIASGCIMMRVCHLNTCPVGIATQDPELRKRFTGTPEHVINFMFFIAEEVREYMAQMGFRTVKEMIGQTQMLEFQNLADHWKARHLDLSPVLAKPRANLGSYDLYNVATQDHGLDKSLDQTSLIPAAQPALESKAKVTGTYDIVNINRTVGTTLSGMIAKKYGQGGLPEDTIVFNFKGSAGQSFGCFGIKGLTLLLEGDANDYVGKGLNGAKIAVRPAASALAEGFKAEHNIIAGNTCLYGAIDGEAYLRGVAGERFAVRNSGAHAVVEGVGDHGCEYMTGGKVIVIGQTGRNFAAGMSGGVAYVYDGPMNDYAGGQFPERCNKEMVSLELLEQADDLSYVKQMLENHVKYTDSPVARGILANWASEQKYFIRVMPNDYRRVMESKAKAAAQGLAAAGR
- a CDS encoding glutamate synthase subunit beta, producing the protein MGKPTGFKEYTRELPVRRPVELRILDWQEVYNPMPDDKLKQQGARCMDCGIPFCNNGCPLGNIIPEWNDLVYKGRWKDALAMLHKTNNFPEFTGRICPAPCEEACVLSVNDKPVTIKLIEQNIIDHAWANGYITPEPPKTRTGKKVAVIGSGPAGLAAAAQLNKAGHLVTVFERADRIGGLLTYGIPEFKMEKAVVDRRVKLMEAEGITFKTSANVGENVKVEDIRRDFDAIVLCNGATAPRDLKAPGRELNGVHFAMDYLPQANKRVLGDDVPDQIDAKGKHVIILGGGDTGADCLGTALRQGAKSIKQFELLPRPPEARSDDAVKNGTLQAWPYWPMTYRVSSAHEEAIGLAGMDVRDYAINTERFSGDADGNVKKLHAVRLEWKKDEQGRWQMNKLPNSEFELDCDLCFLAMGFVGPEKPGPIQQLGLTLDPRGNVVVDHNYMTNVPGVFSAGDIRRGQSLVVWAISEGRCAAHGVDKFLMGKSDLPYLKLF
- a CDS encoding LamG domain-containing protein translates to MMMRSFVGVCALLLSPVVGLAAEPVGNPAVVEKMPGLVAFWTFGEKAGEPRASRGTPNKHELIEVGGPIARADGGPYSGYSAEFNGKQYLKIPYAQTRDLNIAGPKAAVSMFAVVRIIDLKQSRTIAGMWSEGKGRDDDSGTRQYAMLMNMPTYGGNRQLVPHISAEGGVTRRADGSAFPWCADYAATRKEVPEEQWCTLAFTYDGAYIRAYINGVLDARPLDPVKDKRNDRYFTSEGPNGKDRGMNPYFHGRGIFQFDPEKHKTTKPDGGSDFTVAARFAVGSMLKEATRGKFGGLAVFNRALSDEEVLKLHESANVAALK